A part of Aegilops tauschii subsp. strangulata cultivar AL8/78 chromosome 2, Aet v6.0, whole genome shotgun sequence genomic DNA contains:
- the LOC109781151 gene encoding 4-hydroxy-tetrahydrodipicolinate synthase 1, chloroplastic isoform X2: MPHLQPPRPHPHPTSRLSRASRPSPFPFFPAGTSRSGRLHPVPASGHSVSRTSTDGIKSLRLITAVKTPYLPDGRFDLEAYDSLINTQINGGAEGVIVGGTTGEGHLMSWDEHIMLIGHTVNCFGANIKVIGNTGSNSTREAVHATEQGFAVGMHAALHVNPYYGKTSTEGLISHFKEVLPMGPTIIYNVPSRTSQDIPPPVIEALSCYSNMAGVKECVGHERVKCYTDKGITIWSGNDDECHDSRWKYGATGVISVASNLVPGLMHSLMFEGENAALNEKLLPLMKWLFCEPNPIGLNTALAQLGVVRPVFRLPYTPLPLEKRVEFVRIVEAIGRENFVGQKEAQVLDDDDFVLISRY, encoded by the exons ATGCCGCacctccagcccccgcgcccccacccccaccccacctcCCGCCTCTCGCGCGCGTCGCGTCCGTCGCCGTTCCCGTTCTTCCCCGCCGGGACATCGCGCTCCGGCCGTCTCCACCCCGTCCCAGCCTCCGGCCACTCGGTCTCGAG GACATCAACAGATGGAATCAAAAGCCTCAGACTAATCACAGCGGTCAAAACCCCCTATTTGCCAGATGGAAGATTTGATCTTGAAGCATACGATTCTCTGATAAACACGCAAATAAATGGCGGTGCAGAAGGTGTAATAGTGGGAGGAACAACAGGAGAAGGTCACCTTATGAGCTGGGATGAGCACATCATGCTCATCGGGCATACTGTTAACTGCTTTGGAGCCAACATTAAAGTGATAGGCAACACGGGAAGTAACTCAACCAGAGAAGCTGTTCACGCGACAGAGCAGGGATTTGCTGTTGGCATGCATGCAGCTCTCCATGTCAATCCTTACTACGGGAAGACCTCAACTGAAGGCTTGATCTCTCATTTCAAGGAAGTCCTCCCGATGGGCCCAACAATCATTTACAATGTGCCATCCAGGACCAGTCAAGACATACCTCCTCCAGTCATTGAGGCGCTTTCATGTTACTCAAACATGGCAGGAGTGAAAGAATGCGTTGGGCATGAGCGGGTTAAGTGCTACACTGATAAAGGCATAACAATATGGAGCGGTAACGATGACGAATGCCACGACTCAAGGTGGAAGTACGGCGCTACTGGAGTCATTTCTGTGGCGAGCAATCTTGTTCCCGGTCTCATGCACAGCCTCATGTTTGAAGGGGAGAATGCGGCGCTAAATGAGAAGCTGCTGCCTCTGATGAAATGGCTGTTCTGCGAGCCTAACCCGATCGGTCTCAACACCGCCCTGGCTCAGCTCGGTGTAGTGAGGCCTGTTTTCAGGTTGCCATACACTCCCCTCCCTCTTGAGAAGAGGGTTGAGTTTGTCCGGATTGTCGAAGCCATTGGACGGGAGAACTTTGTGGGACAGAAGGAGGCCCAGGTTCTGGATGACGATGATTTCGTGTTGATCAGCAGGTATTGA
- the LOC109781151 gene encoding 4-hydroxy-tetrahydrodipicolinate synthase 1, chloroplastic isoform X1, with the protein MPHLQPPRPHPHPTSRLSRASRPSPFPFFPAGTSRSGRLHPVPASGHSVSRVSKGKFAVAAVTLDDYLPMRSTEVKNRTSTDGIKSLRLITAVKTPYLPDGRFDLEAYDSLINTQINGGAEGVIVGGTTGEGHLMSWDEHIMLIGHTVNCFGANIKVIGNTGSNSTREAVHATEQGFAVGMHAALHVNPYYGKTSTEGLISHFKEVLPMGPTIIYNVPSRTSQDIPPPVIEALSCYSNMAGVKECVGHERVKCYTDKGITIWSGNDDECHDSRWKYGATGVISVASNLVPGLMHSLMFEGENAALNEKLLPLMKWLFCEPNPIGLNTALAQLGVVRPVFRLPYTPLPLEKRVEFVRIVEAIGRENFVGQKEAQVLDDDDFVLISRY; encoded by the exons ATGCCGCacctccagcccccgcgcccccacccccaccccacctcCCGCCTCTCGCGCGCGTCGCGTCCGTCGCCGTTCCCGTTCTTCCCCGCCGGGACATCGCGCTCCGGCCGTCTCCACCCCGTCCCAGCCTCCGGCCACTCGGTCTCGAG GGTTAGTAAAGGAAAGTTTGCAGTTGCAGCCGTCACTCTAGATGATTATCTTCCGATGCGAAGTACTGAAGTGAAAAATCG GACATCAACAGATGGAATCAAAAGCCTCAGACTAATCACAGCGGTCAAAACCCCCTATTTGCCAGATGGAAGATTTGATCTTGAAGCATACGATTCTCTGATAAACACGCAAATAAATGGCGGTGCAGAAGGTGTAATAGTGGGAGGAACAACAGGAGAAGGTCACCTTATGAGCTGGGATGAGCACATCATGCTCATCGGGCATACTGTTAACTGCTTTGGAGCCAACATTAAAGTGATAGGCAACACGGGAAGTAACTCAACCAGAGAAGCTGTTCACGCGACAGAGCAGGGATTTGCTGTTGGCATGCATGCAGCTCTCCATGTCAATCCTTACTACGGGAAGACCTCAACTGAAGGCTTGATCTCTCATTTCAAGGAAGTCCTCCCGATGGGCCCAACAATCATTTACAATGTGCCATCCAGGACCAGTCAAGACATACCTCCTCCAGTCATTGAGGCGCTTTCATGTTACTCAAACATGGCAGGAGTGAAAGAATGCGTTGGGCATGAGCGGGTTAAGTGCTACACTGATAAAGGCATAACAATATGGAGCGGTAACGATGACGAATGCCACGACTCAAGGTGGAAGTACGGCGCTACTGGAGTCATTTCTGTGGCGAGCAATCTTGTTCCCGGTCTCATGCACAGCCTCATGTTTGAAGGGGAGAATGCGGCGCTAAATGAGAAGCTGCTGCCTCTGATGAAATGGCTGTTCTGCGAGCCTAACCCGATCGGTCTCAACACCGCCCTGGCTCAGCTCGGTGTAGTGAGGCCTGTTTTCAGGTTGCCATACACTCCCCTCCCTCTTGAGAAGAGGGTTGAGTTTGTCCGGATTGTCGAAGCCATTGGACGGGAGAACTTTGTGGGACAGAAGGAGGCCCAGGTTCTGGATGACGATGATTTCGTGTTGATCAGCAGGTATTGA